In Luteitalea sp. TBR-22, one genomic interval encodes:
- a CDS encoding glycerophosphodiester phosphodiesterase, which produces MLSLDAPLVFAHRGGSKLRPENTIVAFDHGLALGADGLEFDVRLSRDGVPMVHHDETLDRTTSGSGPLAGLTADQLQALDAGHHFQGLDGESWRGRGARIPRLAEVLQRYPACPCIIELKGTDPEVGRVAAATVRQAGALGRVCFGGFTDDVVRAARGTGADVTTSAAREEIRWFLYRSWLGMAPRSTAFRAFQVPETSGATRVVSPRFVRAARRAGLPVAVWTVDDPAAMERLLGWGVMGLITDRPDLAVPLVARWKNG; this is translated from the coding sequence GTGCTCTCCCTCGACGCGCCCCTCGTGTTCGCGCACCGGGGTGGATCGAAGTTGCGCCCCGAGAACACGATCGTCGCGTTCGACCACGGCCTGGCGCTCGGTGCCGACGGACTCGAGTTCGACGTCCGGTTGTCGCGAGACGGCGTGCCGATGGTGCACCACGACGAGACCCTCGACCGCACGACGAGCGGCAGCGGACCGCTGGCCGGCCTGACCGCCGACCAGCTCCAGGCCCTCGACGCCGGCCACCACTTCCAGGGGCTCGACGGCGAGTCGTGGCGCGGGCGCGGCGCACGCATTCCCCGCCTCGCGGAGGTACTCCAACGCTACCCGGCGTGTCCCTGCATCATCGAACTGAAGGGCACCGACCCCGAGGTCGGCCGCGTCGCGGCCGCCACGGTGCGGCAGGCGGGAGCGCTCGGACGCGTCTGCTTCGGCGGCTTCACCGACGACGTCGTGCGTGCGGCACGCGGGACGGGCGCGGACGTGACGACGAGCGCGGCCAGGGAGGAGATTCGCTGGTTCCTGTATCGCTCGTGGCTGGGCATGGCGCCACGCTCGACGGCGTTCCGGGCGTTCCAGGTGCCGGAGACGTCCGGGGCGACGCGCGTCGTGTCGCCGCGGTTCGTGCGCGCCGCGCGCCGCGCCGGGCTGCCGGTCGCGGTGTGGACCGTGGACGACCCGGCGGCGATGGAGCGGCTGCTCGGCTGGGGCGTGATGGGGCTGATCACCGATCGGCCGGATCTCGCGGTGCCGCTCGTGGCTCGCTGGAAGAACGGATAG